In Kangiella koreensis DSM 16069, a single window of DNA contains:
- a CDS encoding efflux RND transporter periplasmic adaptor subunit: protein MTKRILVGTAIVIATIIIIGVLLKLKPEPPKKKPFVQAIVVETKTVEGEDIQFIVDSQGPVLPVENSTMVAEVSGRIISVSDNFRVGAFVEKGETLFAIDPANYVANVRSAEAALAQAQASYQDAKARTEQARKDWKKIGKGEPSDLVLRLPQLKQAEASVQSAEADLMRARRDLERTKVKASFNALIQSKMVGLGQFVNVGSQVATLYGTEYAEVRLPVPDQELAYLSLPDMENPQKQPDVRLMGSYAGKEQNWFGKIVRTEGVVEQTNRLTYLVAQIQDPYNLKAQNSDDRPLRFGTFVRAEIAGKQREGLIALPRQALYFGNTVLILENESEIRLQEVTLARTEANTIYIDTGLNSGDEVIVTPVHNPVNGMKVQKVGSQSKSSTANTNDTALSSSADTAKQ, encoded by the coding sequence ATGACCAAGAGAATCCTAGTTGGTACAGCAATAGTTATTGCAACCATAATTATTATTGGTGTACTACTGAAATTAAAACCTGAGCCACCAAAGAAGAAACCCTTTGTCCAAGCTATCGTCGTTGAAACCAAGACAGTCGAAGGTGAAGACATTCAATTCATTGTTGACAGCCAAGGACCAGTCCTACCAGTTGAAAACTCAACGATGGTTGCTGAGGTTAGCGGCCGCATTATCAGTGTCTCTGATAACTTTCGAGTTGGCGCCTTTGTGGAAAAAGGTGAAACTTTGTTCGCTATTGACCCAGCAAACTATGTCGCTAATGTTCGCAGCGCAGAAGCTGCCCTAGCACAAGCTCAGGCAAGTTATCAGGATGCAAAAGCCAGAACAGAACAAGCTCGCAAGGACTGGAAAAAAATTGGTAAAGGTGAACCTTCTGACCTGGTTCTAAGACTCCCGCAACTCAAACAAGCAGAAGCTTCGGTTCAATCAGCAGAAGCAGATCTAATGCGTGCCCGTCGCGATTTAGAGCGAACAAAAGTTAAAGCCAGTTTTAACGCCTTAATTCAAAGCAAGATGGTTGGCTTAGGTCAGTTCGTTAATGTGGGTAGTCAGGTAGCCACTCTGTACGGTACTGAGTATGCGGAAGTTCGCTTACCGGTTCCGGATCAAGAGCTAGCTTATCTGAGCTTACCGGATATGGAAAATCCCCAAAAACAGCCAGATGTCCGCCTAATGGGTAGCTATGCAGGAAAAGAGCAAAATTGGTTTGGTAAGATTGTCCGCACCGAAGGTGTTGTTGAGCAAACGAACCGCTTAACCTACTTAGTTGCTCAGATTCAAGACCCTTATAATTTAAAAGCACAGAATAGTGATGACAGACCGCTTAGGTTCGGAACATTTGTCCGAGCTGAGATTGCAGGTAAACAGCGTGAAGGCCTTATAGCTCTTCCACGCCAAGCTCTTTACTTCGGTAACACCGTTTTAATCCTGGAAAATGAAAGTGAGATTCGCTTGCAGGAAGTTACTTTAGCGCGGACCGAGGCCAACACTATTTACATCGATACTGGTCTGAACTCTGGTGATGAGGTCATCGTAACGCCGGTCCACAATCCCGTTAACGGTATGAAAGTCCAAAAAGTTGGCAGCCAATCAAAGTCCAGCACTGCAAATACCAATGACACCGCTTTAAGTTCAAGCGCTGACACAGCTAAGCAATAA
- a CDS encoding S9 family peptidase, which translates to MKPLYLLFGLLAFSAGAGAGEAEASKPFTAEDMVTMKRVASPALSPDGNSVAYVLRSTDLEADKGTFDIYLTSAIDEDSEPKQLTSDPAADTSPKWSADGKHLYFLSSRSGTNQLWRYSVASESVEQVSDVPVSIGTYKVSAKNDRVVFSASVFPECETLVCTKEKSEAASNSKQEGKLYDKMFVRHWDHWLDGTQSRLFSAKLGSKPFSDATPLSHSLNGNVPSSPFGGDEEYTISPDGKTVIFTLRIADKNEPTSTNFDLYEVSISGGKVNNLTKENLAWDTYPVFSPDGKKLAWLAMDRPGFEADRRQLHIRDLKSGKTENVTKTWDRSFYGFKFSKNGQQVFLYGNHIGKNVIWSFDLKTKQRSQLTDEGYVSAFDLGKDKIIYQYDDLNQPADLFVMDLNGDNKRQLTHVNQDVMSELEFGDYEQFSFKGWNDETVYGYIVKPVDFEEEKEYPLAFLIHGGPQGSFGDHFHYRWNPQTYAGQGFVAVMIDFHGSTGYGQDFTDAITGDWGGKPLEDLQKGLAYVEDTYTFVDTNNACALGASYGGYMINWIAGNWSDQFKCLVNHDGIFDNRMMYYSTEELWFVEWENGGTYFDNPENFEKHNPVHFVKNWKAPMLVVQGSKDYRVPETQSLATFTALQRQDIPSQLLIFENENHWVLKPNNSIQWHQVVNNWLHQWLKDD; encoded by the coding sequence ATGAAACCTTTATACTTATTGTTTGGCTTACTGGCATTTAGTGCTGGTGCTGGTGCTGGTGAGGCTGAGGCGTCTAAGCCTTTTACGGCTGAAGACATGGTGACTATGAAGCGGGTTGCCTCCCCTGCTCTGTCGCCTGACGGCAATTCTGTAGCTTATGTGCTTCGCTCGACTGATCTTGAAGCTGACAAGGGTACTTTTGATATATACCTGACCAGCGCAATTGATGAAGACTCTGAGCCAAAACAGCTCACTTCCGACCCAGCAGCTGATACTAGTCCTAAGTGGTCGGCAGATGGCAAGCATCTCTATTTCTTGTCCAGCCGTAGCGGCACTAATCAGCTTTGGCGCTATAGCGTTGCATCTGAGTCAGTTGAGCAGGTTTCTGATGTGCCGGTCAGCATTGGCACTTATAAAGTCTCTGCAAAGAATGATCGAGTGGTATTCAGCGCATCGGTTTTCCCTGAATGCGAAACTCTAGTCTGCACAAAAGAAAAATCTGAAGCGGCTAGCAATAGCAAACAAGAAGGCAAGCTGTACGACAAAATGTTTGTCCGCCATTGGGATCACTGGCTGGATGGTACCCAAAGCCGCCTGTTTAGCGCGAAATTAGGCAGTAAGCCTTTTTCCGATGCCACCCCCCTATCCCACAGCCTGAATGGTAACGTGCCATCGAGCCCTTTTGGCGGTGATGAGGAATACACCATCAGTCCGGATGGCAAAACAGTTATTTTTACCTTGCGAATCGCCGATAAGAATGAGCCAACCTCTACCAACTTTGATCTGTATGAAGTTTCTATCTCGGGTGGCAAGGTTAACAACCTGACTAAAGAAAATTTGGCCTGGGACACTTACCCTGTATTTAGTCCTGATGGAAAGAAACTAGCCTGGCTGGCTATGGATCGTCCTGGATTTGAAGCCGACCGTCGCCAACTACACATTCGCGATCTGAAATCAGGTAAAACAGAAAATGTTACTAAAACTTGGGATCGTTCTTTTTATGGCTTTAAATTCAGCAAAAATGGTCAGCAAGTTTTCTTATACGGTAACCATATCGGCAAAAACGTTATCTGGTCATTTGATTTAAAGACTAAGCAGCGCTCGCAATTAACCGATGAAGGTTATGTATCCGCATTTGATTTAGGCAAAGATAAAATCATTTATCAGTATGACGACTTGAACCAACCTGCTGATTTGTTTGTGATGGATCTTAATGGCGATAATAAGCGTCAGCTAACGCATGTTAATCAAGATGTCATGTCCGAGCTTGAATTTGGTGACTATGAACAGTTCAGTTTCAAAGGCTGGAACGATGAAACGGTATACGGCTATATCGTCAAGCCTGTCGATTTTGAGGAAGAGAAAGAATATCCCTTAGCCTTTTTGATTCATGGCGGCCCACAAGGAAGCTTCGGTGATCACTTCCACTATCGTTGGAACCCACAGACTTACGCAGGTCAAGGGTTTGTCGCGGTCATGATCGACTTCCATGGCTCTACCGGCTATGGTCAGGACTTCACAGACGCAATTACTGGCGACTGGGGTGGCAAACCACTGGAAGATTTGCAGAAAGGTTTGGCTTATGTTGAAGATACATACACGTTTGTCGATACTAATAACGCCTGTGCTTTAGGTGCTTCTTATGGCGGTTACATGATCAACTGGATTGCCGGTAATTGGTCTGATCAATTTAAATGTCTGGTTAATCATGACGGTATTTTCGACAACCGCATGATGTACTACTCAACAGAAGAGCTTTGGTTCGTTGAATGGGAAAATGGTGGTACTTATTTCGATAATCCGGAAAATTTTGAGAAACATAATCCAGTTCACTTTGTTAAAAACTGGAAAGCACCAATGCTAGTCGTTCAAGGCAGCAAGGACTATCGAGTTCCTGAAACACAGTCTTTAGCCACTTTCACAGCGCTTCAGCGCCAGGATATTCCAAGCCAATTATTAATATTCGAAAATGAAAATCACTGGGTTTTAAAGCCTAATAACAGCATTCAGTGGCATCAAGTAGTCAATAACTGGTTACATCAATGGCTAAAAGACGACTAA